CGCTTGCCAGCGGTCCAGGCCCGGGTTCTCGGGGAACCACCGCATGCCGCCGTAGTCCGCGTCGCGGGCCGCCACCACCCCGTCGGGTCGGCACACGCGCCGCATCTCGCGCAGCGCCGCCACCGGGTCGCTGAGGTGCTGCAGCACCTGGTGCGCGTGCACCACGTCGAACGAGCCGTCGGCGTGCGGCAGGTCGTGGACGTCGGCGCGGGCGAAGGTGACGTTGTCCAGGCCGCGTTCGGCCGCGCCGCGGCGCGCCGGCTCCAGCGGCTCCTCGACGTTGTCCACGCCCAGCACGCGCCCGGGCGCGACCAGGGCGGCGAAGTCGTGGGTGATCGTGCCGGGCCCGCAACCGACGTCGAGCACCTCGGTGCCCGGCCGCAGGTGCGGCAGCAGGTACGCGGCGGAGTTCTCGGCGGTGCGCCAGCGGTGCGAGCGCAGCACGCTCTCGTGGTGCCCGTGGGTGTAGGTGTCCCCGCTCATGCCGTGGCGTCCACTGTGGACGTGGTCATCGCCGGTCCCGCTCCTCTGCCAGCCGGTCGTCCACCGAGGCCGCGCCCTCGCGGTAGCGGCGGGCGATCTCGGCGTTGAGCCGGTCCACCACGGCCTGCACCTCGCGGCGGCGCTGGGACACCGAGTCCTCCTCGGCGGTGTAGGCCTGCAGCGCCTGCTCCAGCTTCGCCTCCGACAGCGAGGTCACGTCGGAGAGGTCGACGTCGGAGACCAGCGCCTCCACGTGCCTGCGGTGCGCCTCGGCCCGCGAGGGTTCGGTGGTCTGGTAGCGGCCGGAACCGGTCGCCGGTCCGACCGCGTTGTCCGACAGGATGTTCACCAACTGCTCGACCACCGAGGTCGAGCCGCCCTCGACCCGGCGCCGCTGCTCGGCGCGCACGATGTCGATCCGCGCGTGCAGCACGCGGCGCAGGTACGACAGGTCGGTCTCCTCCTGCGCCGCCTCGTCCCGCAGGGCGCGGACCTCGCTCAGCTCGAGGTTCTCGATACCACTGGTGTAGTCCGGGGACAGGACCCTGTCGATGCGGCGCCGTCCACCCGGGCGGACTTCGATCACGTGGCCATCCTCCGGCAACTCGGCGGAACTCGCCAACACTCCATGCGATGTCTTTGCGAAAGCGGAACCCGCCGGCTACCGGCCGCGCAGCCGCTCCACCGCGACCCGCCCCGGCGGTTCCCCGCTGTCCGGCGGCACCGAGTCGGGGTCGACCGCGGCGGCCACCGCCCGGTCCTGCTCCGGGTCCCCGGCGACGAGCTCGGCGTCCACCGGCGTCGACCGCTTGAGCAGCGCCAGCGCCACCGGGCCGAGCTCGTGGTGCTGCACCACGCTGCCGACCCGGCCGACCTTGCGGTCGCCGTGCCACACCGGGTCGCCGGTCTCCGGCTGCACCTCCACCGAGCCGTCCAGGTGCAGCAGCACCATGCGGCGCGGCGGCTTGCCCACGTTGTGCACCTTCGCCACGGTCTCCTGGCCGCGGTAGCAGCCCTTGGCCACGTGCGCCGCGACGTGCACCCAGCCCAGCTCGTGCGGGATCGCGCGGTCGTCGGTGTCCAGCCCGACCCGCGGCCGCAGCGCCTCCACCCGCAGCGCCTCGAAGGCGAGCGTGCCGGAGGGGCGGATGCCCGCGTCGGTCAGCTTCGTCCACCACTCGACCAGCGACTCGCGCGGCACCACCAGGTCGATCGTCGGCAGCGAGCGGAACGGCACGTTGCGGGCGAACCCGCCGCCGGGCAGCGCGGTCACCGCGTACGGCCGGGACGGCACCGCCGCGAACTGGGCGAGGACGCCGCCCGCGTCCGGGCCGAGCGCGGTGAGCACCGC
This region of Saccharopolyspora hordei genomic DNA includes:
- a CDS encoding YgfZ/GcvT domain-containing protein encodes the protein MSSPLLDLPGAVPAPEDAVDVGVPWHFGDPFAEQRSASRSAALVDRSHRQVIAVPGEERLSWLHLVLSQHMTELPDGQGTEALVLDSHGRVDCHLMVAHHEDVVYLDTEAGAMATSALPTIGVDGKQTVLEYLEAMRFWSKVEPRDATAELAVLTALGPDAGGVLAQFAAVPSRPYAVTALPGGGFARNVPFRSLPTIDLVVPRESLVEWWTKLTDAGIRPSGTLAFEALRVEALRPRVGLDTDDRAIPHELGWVHVAAHVAKGCYRGQETVAKVHNVGKPPRRMVLLHLDGSVEVQPETGDPVWHGDRKVGRVGSVVQHHELGPVALALLKRSTPVDAELVAGDPEQDRAVAAAVDPDSVPPDSGEPPGRVAVERLRGR
- a CDS encoding aerial mycelium formation protein, whose translation is MIEVRPGGRRRIDRVLSPDYTSGIENLELSEVRALRDEAAQEETDLSYLRRVLHARIDIVRAEQRRRVEGGSTSVVEQLVNILSDNAVGPATGSGRYQTTEPSRAEAHRRHVEALVSDVDLSDVTSLSEAKLEQALQAYTAEEDSVSQRRREVQAVVDRLNAEIARRYREGAASVDDRLAEERDRR
- a CDS encoding methyltransferase domain-containing protein, with the translated sequence MSGDTYTHGHHESVLRSHRWRTAENSAAYLLPHLRPGTEVLDVGCGPGTITHDFAALVAPGRVLGVDNVEEPLEPARRGAAERGLDNVTFARADVHDLPHADGSFDVVHAHQVLQHLSDPVAALREMRRVCRPDGVVAARDADYGGMRWFPENPGLDRWQALYREVAHRNRAFPDAGPRLKAWAREAGFREVTCTATAWCFATPDERAWWGGLWADRVRESAFAEQALRHGLTTRAELEDLAAAWHAWVDAEDGWFAVPNGEVLCRP